The proteins below are encoded in one region of Alosa sapidissima isolate fAloSap1 chromosome 24, fAloSap1.pri, whole genome shotgun sequence:
- the LOC121699765 gene encoding zinc finger MIZ domain-containing protein 1-like isoform X5, which translates to MQPPMGPMKPGLSHGDGSFPYDSVAWQQNTNQPPGSLSVVTTVWGVTNTSQSQVLGNPMASGNNPMNPSGNPMGSGMSGGNPGINSPQFQGQQQQFSGKGNGNQAYMQQNMYGRPNYPGGGAYGGSYPGGPNTPGGMGMPPHSRPPSDFTQPAAAAAAAAVAAAAATATATATATVAALQETQNKDMNQYGPMSSSFQMGPNQAYGGQFMNQQGPRGPPSLPGNMNPMGGGMNASNMGGPPMGMNQPRPQGMGPFGSHGQRMPQQGYPGPRGPQGMPMQGMKRQYPGEVGAGTMAAPLSARSPTTFTNNYGGQQYGPNSQFANQQGQYANPNASRPLPSPNYPGQRMPGQQNPGQYPPPGAGMGQYFKPEPFNGQSNNFSGSGFQYNQGNMNGAPRPVGNYPHSPVPGNPTPPMTPGSSMPPYLSPGQDVKPIFPPDIKPNMSALPPPPGNPHEELRLTFPVRDGVVLEPFRLEHNLAVSNHVFHLRPSVHQTLMWRSDLELQFKCYHHEDRQMNTNWPASVQVSVNATPLTIERGDNKTSHKPLHLKQVCQPGRNTIQITVTACCCSHLFVLQLVHRPSVRSVLQGLLKKRLLPAEHCITKVKRNFSSVAASSGNTTMNGEDGVEQTAIKVSLKCPITFRRIQLPARGHDCKHVQCFDLESYLQLNCERGTWRCPVCNKTALLEGLEVDQYMWGILNAIQNSEFEEVTIDPTCSWRPVAIKSEMHIKEDPDGPLAKRFKTMSPSQMIMPNVMEMIAQLGPGPSPYPNISSQQQGGNSGEYGNQGNNFQGHGNFDFPHGNVGGSSVNDFMHGPQLSHPPDMPNSLMGPDKPLNHGMPDSVPHSVSTDSPHNPMQHNLHGPSHGPGTPSGQPLHHGGPPGQQPGRQQPPQPPQAQAPQQQAQPQAQQQQQGPNSHPHPHPHPDLGFNPSGGLDGSGQVPPDMPEPSLDLLPELANPDDLLSYLDPPDLPSNNNDDLLSLFENN; encoded by the exons ATGCAGCCGCCCATGGGCCCCATGAAGCCTGGCCTGTCTCACGG CGACGGGTCATTTCCGTACGACTCGGTCGCCTGGCAACAAAACACCAATCAGCCTCCTGGATCACTCTCCGTGGTGACCACTGTCTGGGGTGTAACCAATACGTCACAAAGTCAG gtTTTGGGGAACCCCATGGCGAGCGGCAACAACCCCATGAACCCCAGCGGCAACCCCATGGGCTCGGGCATGTCGGGGGGCAACCCGGGCATCAACTCGCCCCAGTTCCaaggccagcagcagcagttctCGGGCAAGGGAAACGGCAACCAGGCGTACATGCAGCAGAACATGTACGGCCGACCCAACTACCCCGGCGGAGGGGCCTACGGGGGCAG TTACCCTGGCGGTCCCAACACTCCCGGAGGTATGGGAATGCCTCCCCATTCCCGACCGCCCTCCGACTTCACCcaacctgctgcagctgctgccgccgccgcagtcgctgctgccgccgccacgGCAACCGCAACTGCCACGGCAACGGTGGCCGCCCTGCAGGAGACCCAGAACAAGGACATGAACCAATATGGACCG ATGTCTTCCTCTTTCCAGATGGGACCCAACCAGGCGTACGGTGGCCAGTTCATGAACCAGCAGGGGCCCCGGGGCCCCCCCTCCCTGCCGGGCAACATGAACCCCATGGGCGGCGGCATGAACGCGTCCAACATGGGCGGGCCTCCCATGGGCATGAACCAGCCGCGACCCCAGGGCATGGGGCCCTTCGGGAGCCACGGTCAGCGGATGCCCCAGCAGGGCTACCCAGGCCCCCGGGGGCCACAGGGGATGCCCATGCAGGGCATGAAGAGGCAGTACCCGGGGGAGGTGGGTGCAGGCACCATGGCAGCACCACTGAGTGCTAGATCCCCGACTACATTCACA aACAACTACGGGGGCCAGCAGTATGGACCAAACAGCCAGTTCGCCAACCAGCAGGGGCAGTACGCCAACCCCAACGCCTCTCGGCCGCTCCCCTCGCCCAACTACCCCGGTCAGAGGATGCCGGGGCAACAGAACCCTGGCCAGTACCCTCCACCAGGTGCAGGCATGGGCCAGTATTTCAAG CCTGAGCCATTTAATGGTCAGAGTAATAATTTCTCTGGGAGTGGATTCCAATATAACCAAGGGAATATGAACGGG GCTCCTCGGCCGGTGGGTAACTACCCGCATTCGCCGGTACCCGGCAACCCCACGCCCCCCATGACCCCAGGAAGCAGTATGCCGCCATACCTGTCGCCCGGCCAGGATGTGAAGCCGATATTCCCGCCCGATATCAAACCAAATATGAGCGCACTGCCTCCGCCACCAG GGAATCCCCATGAGGAGCTGCGTTTGACCTTCCCTGTGCGGGACGGTGTGGTCCTGGAACCCTTCCGACTGGAGCACAACCTGGCCGTCAGCAACCACGTGTTCCACCTGCGACCCTCCGTGCACCAGACGCTCATGTGGAG GTCGGACCTGGAGCTGCAGTTTAAGTGCTACCATCACGAGGACCGTCAGATGAACACCAACTGGCCGGCATCGGTGCAGGTGAGCGTCAACGCCACGCCGCTCACCATCGAGAGGGGCGACAACAAGACGTCCCACAAACCCCTGCACCTGAAGCAGGTGTGCCAGCCGGGCAGGAACACCATCCAGATCACCGTCACGGCCTGCTGCTGT TCGCACCTGTTTGTGCTGCAGCTGGTGCATCGGCCGTCGGTGCGCTCGGTCCTGCAGGGCCTGCTGAAGAAGAGGCTGCTCCCAGCTGAGCACTGCATCACCAAAG TGAAGAGGAACTTCAGCAGCGTAGCGGCTTCGTCTGGGAACACCACAATGAACGGAGAGGACGGCGTCGAACAGACGGCCATCAAAGTGTCGCTCAAGTGTCCGATCACCTTCCGGCGGATCCAGCTACCGGCGCGGGGACATGACTGTAAACACGTACAG TGCTTTGACTTGGAGTCCTACTTGCAGTTGAATTGTGAGCGAGGGACGTGGCGATGTCCAGTATGCAA TAAAACCGCATTGTTAGAGGGCCTGGAAGTCGACCAATACATGTGGGGCATCCTAAACGCTATACAAAA CTCGGAGTTTGAGGAGGTGACCATCGACCCAACATGTAGCTGGCGGCCGGTGGCCATCAAGTCGGAGATGCACATCAAGGAGGACCCTGACGGACCGCTGGCCAAGCGCTTCAAGACCATGAGCCCGAGCCAGATGATCATGCCCAACGTGATGGAGATGATCGCCCAGCTGGGGCCGGGGCCGTCGCCGTACCCCAACATATCGTCACAGCAACAAGGTGGAAACAGCGGCGAGTACGGCAACCAAG gcaACAATTTCCAGGGGCACGGGAACTTTGACTTCCCCCACGGCAACGTTGGAGGCTCGTCGGTGAATGACTTTATGCATGGCCCCCAGCTCTCCCACCCGCCAGACATGCCCAACTCACTCATGGGCCCGGACAAGCCCCTCAACCACGGCATGCCGGACTCA gTACCTCATTCTGTCAGCACTGACTCGCCCCACAATCCCATGCAGCATAACCTGCACGGGCCGTCCCACGGGCCGGGCACCCCGTCAGGCCAGCCGCTCCACCACGGTGGTCCCCCAGGCCAGCAGCCCGGTCGCCAGCAGCCTCCCCAGCCCCCTCAAGCCCAGGCCCCCCAGCAGCAGGCCCAGCCAcaggcccagcagcagcagcaaggcCCCAACAGCCACCCACACCCGCACCCCCACCCCGACCTCGGCTTCAACCCCTCGGGCGGCCTGGATGGGTCGGGCCAAGTGCCGCCAGATATGCCCGAGCCCTCTCTAGAT CTTCTCCCTGAACTTGCGAACCCGGACGACCTGTTGTCTTACCTGGACCCCCCAGATCTTCCCAGCAATAACAACGACGACCTTCTGTCCCTGTTTGAAAATAACTGA
- the LOC121699765 gene encoding zinc finger MIZ domain-containing protein 1-like isoform X4 — protein sequence MNSIPSMDRHIQQTNDRLVCIKQHLQNPANFHTAATELLDWCGDPRAFQRPFEQSLMGCLTVVSRVAAQQGFDLDLGYRLLAVCAANRDKFTPKSAALLSSWCEELGRLLLLRHQKSRQGESQGKVPMQPPMGPMKPGLSHGDGSFPYDSVAWQQNTNQPPGSLSVVTTVWGVTNTSQSQVLGNPMASGNNPMNPSGNPMGSGMSGGNPGINSPQFQGQQQQFSGKGNGNQAYMQQNMYGRPNYPGGGAYGGSYPGGPNTPGGMGMPPHSRPPSDFTQPAAAAAAAAVAAAAATATATATATVAALQETQNKDMNQYGPMGPNQAYGGQFMNQQGPRGPPSLPGNMNPMGGGMNASNMGGPPMGMNQPRPQGMGPFGSHGQRMPQQGYPGPRGPQGMPMQGMKRQYPGENNYGGQQYGPNSQFANQQGQYANPNASRPLPSPNYPGQRMPGQQNPGQYPPPGAGMGQYFKPEPFNGQSNNFSGSGFQYNQGNMNGAPRPVGNYPHSPVPGNPTPPMTPGSSMPPYLSPGQDVKPIFPPDIKPNMSALPPPPGNPHEELRLTFPVRDGVVLEPFRLEHNLAVSNHVFHLRPSVHQTLMWRSDLELQFKCYHHEDRQMNTNWPASVQVSVNATPLTIERGDNKTSHKPLHLKQVCQPGRNTIQITVTACCCSHLFVLQLVHRPSVRSVLQGLLKKRLLPAEHCITKVKRNFSSVAASSGNTTMNGEDGVEQTAIKVSLKCPITFRRIQLPARGHDCKHVQCFDLESYLQLNCERGTWRCPVCNKTALLEGLEVDQYMWGILNAIQNSEFEEVTIDPTCSWRPVAIKSEMHIKEDPDGPLAKRFKTMSPSQMIMPNVMEMIAQLGPGPSPYPNISSQQQGGNSGEYGNQGNNFQGHGNFDFPHGNVGGSSVNDFMHGPQLSHPPDMPNSLMGPDKPLNHGMPDSVPHSVSTDSPHNPMQHNLHGPSHGPGTPSGQPLHHGGPPGQQPGRQQPPQPPQAQAPQQQAQPQAQQQQQGPNSHPHPHPHPDLGFNPSGGLDGSGQVPPDMPEPSLDLLPELANPDDLLSYLDPPDLPSNNNDDLLSLFENN from the exons CGCTGCTGTCTTCCTGGTGTGAGGAGCTGGGTCGTCTGCTGCTGCTCCGGCACCAGAAGTCTCGACAGGGCGAGTCGCAAGGGAAAGTGCCCATGCAGCCGCCCATGGGCCCCATGAAGCCTGGCCTGTCTCACGG CGACGGGTCATTTCCGTACGACTCGGTCGCCTGGCAACAAAACACCAATCAGCCTCCTGGATCACTCTCCGTGGTGACCACTGTCTGGGGTGTAACCAATACGTCACAAAGTCAG gtTTTGGGGAACCCCATGGCGAGCGGCAACAACCCCATGAACCCCAGCGGCAACCCCATGGGCTCGGGCATGTCGGGGGGCAACCCGGGCATCAACTCGCCCCAGTTCCaaggccagcagcagcagttctCGGGCAAGGGAAACGGCAACCAGGCGTACATGCAGCAGAACATGTACGGCCGACCCAACTACCCCGGCGGAGGGGCCTACGGGGGCAG TTACCCTGGCGGTCCCAACACTCCCGGAGGTATGGGAATGCCTCCCCATTCCCGACCGCCCTCCGACTTCACCcaacctgctgcagctgctgccgccgccgcagtcgctgctgccgccgccacgGCAACCGCAACTGCCACGGCAACGGTGGCCGCCCTGCAGGAGACCCAGAACAAGGACATGAACCAATATGGACCG ATGGGACCCAACCAGGCGTACGGTGGCCAGTTCATGAACCAGCAGGGGCCCCGGGGCCCCCCCTCCCTGCCGGGCAACATGAACCCCATGGGCGGCGGCATGAACGCGTCCAACATGGGCGGGCCTCCCATGGGCATGAACCAGCCGCGACCCCAGGGCATGGGGCCCTTCGGGAGCCACGGTCAGCGGATGCCCCAGCAGGGCTACCCAGGCCCCCGGGGGCCACAGGGGATGCCCATGCAGGGCATGAAGAGGCAGTACCCGGGGGAG aACAACTACGGGGGCCAGCAGTATGGACCAAACAGCCAGTTCGCCAACCAGCAGGGGCAGTACGCCAACCCCAACGCCTCTCGGCCGCTCCCCTCGCCCAACTACCCCGGTCAGAGGATGCCGGGGCAACAGAACCCTGGCCAGTACCCTCCACCAGGTGCAGGCATGGGCCAGTATTTCAAG CCTGAGCCATTTAATGGTCAGAGTAATAATTTCTCTGGGAGTGGATTCCAATATAACCAAGGGAATATGAACGGG GCTCCTCGGCCGGTGGGTAACTACCCGCATTCGCCGGTACCCGGCAACCCCACGCCCCCCATGACCCCAGGAAGCAGTATGCCGCCATACCTGTCGCCCGGCCAGGATGTGAAGCCGATATTCCCGCCCGATATCAAACCAAATATGAGCGCACTGCCTCCGCCACCAG GGAATCCCCATGAGGAGCTGCGTTTGACCTTCCCTGTGCGGGACGGTGTGGTCCTGGAACCCTTCCGACTGGAGCACAACCTGGCCGTCAGCAACCACGTGTTCCACCTGCGACCCTCCGTGCACCAGACGCTCATGTGGAG GTCGGACCTGGAGCTGCAGTTTAAGTGCTACCATCACGAGGACCGTCAGATGAACACCAACTGGCCGGCATCGGTGCAGGTGAGCGTCAACGCCACGCCGCTCACCATCGAGAGGGGCGACAACAAGACGTCCCACAAACCCCTGCACCTGAAGCAGGTGTGCCAGCCGGGCAGGAACACCATCCAGATCACCGTCACGGCCTGCTGCTGT TCGCACCTGTTTGTGCTGCAGCTGGTGCATCGGCCGTCGGTGCGCTCGGTCCTGCAGGGCCTGCTGAAGAAGAGGCTGCTCCCAGCTGAGCACTGCATCACCAAAG TGAAGAGGAACTTCAGCAGCGTAGCGGCTTCGTCTGGGAACACCACAATGAACGGAGAGGACGGCGTCGAACAGACGGCCATCAAAGTGTCGCTCAAGTGTCCGATCACCTTCCGGCGGATCCAGCTACCGGCGCGGGGACATGACTGTAAACACGTACAG TGCTTTGACTTGGAGTCCTACTTGCAGTTGAATTGTGAGCGAGGGACGTGGCGATGTCCAGTATGCAA TAAAACCGCATTGTTAGAGGGCCTGGAAGTCGACCAATACATGTGGGGCATCCTAAACGCTATACAAAA CTCGGAGTTTGAGGAGGTGACCATCGACCCAACATGTAGCTGGCGGCCGGTGGCCATCAAGTCGGAGATGCACATCAAGGAGGACCCTGACGGACCGCTGGCCAAGCGCTTCAAGACCATGAGCCCGAGCCAGATGATCATGCCCAACGTGATGGAGATGATCGCCCAGCTGGGGCCGGGGCCGTCGCCGTACCCCAACATATCGTCACAGCAACAAGGTGGAAACAGCGGCGAGTACGGCAACCAAG gcaACAATTTCCAGGGGCACGGGAACTTTGACTTCCCCCACGGCAACGTTGGAGGCTCGTCGGTGAATGACTTTATGCATGGCCCCCAGCTCTCCCACCCGCCAGACATGCCCAACTCACTCATGGGCCCGGACAAGCCCCTCAACCACGGCATGCCGGACTCA gTACCTCATTCTGTCAGCACTGACTCGCCCCACAATCCCATGCAGCATAACCTGCACGGGCCGTCCCACGGGCCGGGCACCCCGTCAGGCCAGCCGCTCCACCACGGTGGTCCCCCAGGCCAGCAGCCCGGTCGCCAGCAGCCTCCCCAGCCCCCTCAAGCCCAGGCCCCCCAGCAGCAGGCCCAGCCAcaggcccagcagcagcagcaaggcCCCAACAGCCACCCACACCCGCACCCCCACCCCGACCTCGGCTTCAACCCCTCGGGCGGCCTGGATGGGTCGGGCCAAGTGCCGCCAGATATGCCCGAGCCCTCTCTAGAT CTTCTCCCTGAACTTGCGAACCCGGACGACCTGTTGTCTTACCTGGACCCCCCAGATCTTCCCAGCAATAACAACGACGACCTTCTGTCCCTGTTTGAAAATAACTGA